A genomic stretch from Ursus arctos isolate Adak ecotype North America unplaced genomic scaffold, UrsArc2.0 scaffold_21, whole genome shotgun sequence includes:
- the TAC3 gene encoding tachykinin-3 has protein sequence MRRALLFAAILAISLARSLGAVCEDSQEQVAPGGGHNKKDSDLYKLPPSLLRKLYDSRSVSLDGLLKMLSKASLDPKESPLPQKRDMHDFFVGLMGKRDIQPDPSIDANQENIPSFGTLKYPPSVE, from the exons ATGCGGAGGGCCCTGCTGTTTGCAGCCATTCTGGCCATCAGCCTGGCTCGCAGTCTGGGGGCTGTCTGTGAGGACTCCCAGGAGCAGGTGGCACCTGGTGGGGGCCACAACAAG AAGGACTCGGACCTCTACAAGTTGCCACCGTCCTTGCTCCGGAAACTCTATGACAGCCGCTCAGTCTCTCTGGATGGATTGCTCAAAATGCTGAGCAAGGCTAGCCTGG ATCCTAAGGAATCGCCACTTCCCCAGAAAC GTGACATGCACGACTTCTTTGTGGGACTTATGGGCAAGAGGGACATCCAGCCGG ACCCTTCTATTGATGCAAACCAAGAGAACATCCCCAGCTTTGGCACCCTCAAGTATCCCCCCAGTGTGGAATGA